A window from Halomicrobium urmianum encodes these proteins:
- a CDS encoding HalOD1 output domain-containing protein: MDTRTAAGQAFSDGGGPIADVLWAVAEADDCDPTELPPLGDVIDPDAFERLVAESSSLVRISFAYAGYEVEAYPDGTVRIRDRSEE; encoded by the coding sequence ATGGATACCCGAACTGCTGCCGGGCAGGCCTTTTCCGACGGGGGCGGGCCGATAGCGGACGTGCTCTGGGCGGTCGCCGAGGCCGACGACTGCGATCCGACCGAGCTGCCGCCGCTCGGTGACGTCATCGACCCCGACGCGTTCGAGCGGCTCGTCGCGGAGTCCTCGTCCCTGGTCCGGATCTCCTTCGCGTACGCCGGCTACGAGGTCGAGGCCTACCCGGACGGCACCGTCCGAATCCGCGACCGTTCGGAGGAGTGA